One region of uncultured Methanolobus sp. genomic DNA includes:
- a CDS encoding class I SAM-dependent methyltransferase, translating to MNHVKGNNFGWVFGGKHYDFFATILGFGSTYYTQVAKALPLENGMSVLDLGCGTESVGIAVSRQLGGDVNIHGLDLSGTQLDYASLKGSKSGTSPNLYRGSMDLLPFADESFDLVVTSVAFCETTSEVRMGAIREVSRVLKNNSCFAIVDCAKPILGLDTVMMLPFFMFKETAESWNNHYPDICRDNNLILENEVYIKSYVKCQLFRKAD from the coding sequence ATGAATCATGTAAAGGGAAATAATTTTGGGTGGGTCTTTGGCGGAAAGCACTATGATTTCTTTGCAACCATCCTCGGTTTTGGTAGTACTTATTATACACAGGTAGCTAAAGCCCTGCCGCTTGAAAATGGAATGTCTGTCCTTGACCTGGGATGCGGGACTGAATCTGTAGGTATCGCAGTTTCCCGTCAGCTAGGGGGGGATGTTAACATTCATGGACTTGACCTGTCTGGCACACAGCTGGATTATGCATCTCTGAAAGGCTCAAAATCAGGTACTTCTCCGAATCTGTATCGGGGCTCAATGGACCTACTACCATTTGCAGACGAATCTTTTGATCTTGTAGTTACCTCTGTGGCGTTCTGTGAAACAACATCAGAAGTAAGAATGGGTGCTATCAGGGAAGTTTCCCGTGTGCTAAAGAATAATTCCTGTTTTGCGATTGTTGATTGTGCAAAACCAATTCTTGGTCTGGATACGGTAATGATGCTTCCTTTCTTTATGTTCAAGGAAACTGCTGAAAGCTGGAATAATCATTATCCTGATATCTGCAGGGATAATAATCTGATTCTTGAAAATGAGGTATATATTAAATCCTATGTAAAATGCCAGCTTTTCAGGAAAGCTGATTAA
- the rpl12p gene encoding 50S ribosomal protein P1 encodes MEYIYAALLLYKAGKDITEEAVTAVLQAAGADVDDARAKALVAALDGVDIDEAMATAAVAAAPAAGAAPVASDAPAAEEAAAEEEEEDDGAAEESGMAGLGALFG; translated from the coding sequence ATGGAATACATATATGCAGCACTTTTACTCTACAAAGCAGGTAAAGACATTACAGAAGAAGCAGTAACTGCCGTACTTCAGGCAGCAGGCGCAGACGTTGACGATGCACGTGCAAAGGCACTTGTAGCAGCTCTTGATGGCGTAGACATCGATGAAGCAATGGCAACCGCAGCAGTAGCAGCAGCACCAGCAGCAGGCGCAGCACCAGTAGCATCTGACGCACCAGCAGCAGAAGAAGCAGCAGCTGAAGAAGAAGAGGAAGACGACGGTGCAGCAGAAGAAAGCGGCATGGCTGGTCTCGGAGCACTCTTCGGATAA
- a CDS encoding 50S ribosomal protein L10, with the protein MAEEHHTSHIPQWKKDEVEAIKELIKEYPIFGVVGIGGIPAKQLQKMRRDLKGKAVLKVSRNTLIRRALEQSSEVKEMEEYVDVQTALIFTEQNPFKLFKTLEKSKSPSPIKAGAIAPNDIIVEKCETSFPPGPILGDLQAAGIPAAIDKGKVVIRETKAVAKEGEAVSQKLAAMLTRLEIYPMEVGLDLRAAFESGMVFTPDVLAIDEDKYFSDIVLAAQQAFNTSVFAAYPTADNIKTLIAKATTESRNLGVNAVVLEPGIVDLLLGKAQSEMLSVASIASANNEEAVDDELKETLGAAASAASAAPAETVEEAKEEKEEEQEEESSEEDGMAGLGALFG; encoded by the coding sequence ATGGCAGAAGAACACCACACAAGCCATATTCCCCAGTGGAAAAAGGACGAAGTTGAAGCAATAAAGGAACTCATCAAGGAATATCCAATATTCGGTGTAGTTGGTATTGGAGGAATTCCAGCAAAGCAACTTCAGAAGATGAGAAGAGACCTTAAAGGCAAGGCTGTTTTGAAAGTCTCAAGGAACACTCTTATCAGAAGAGCACTTGAACAATCCAGTGAAGTAAAGGAAATGGAAGAGTACGTAGACGTACAAACCGCCCTTATATTCACAGAACAGAATCCATTCAAACTGTTTAAAACACTGGAGAAAAGCAAGAGCCCATCTCCTATCAAAGCAGGTGCTATTGCACCTAATGACATCATTGTCGAGAAATGCGAGACATCATTCCCACCAGGCCCGATACTCGGCGATCTGCAGGCAGCAGGAATACCTGCAGCTATCGACAAAGGGAAAGTGGTAATCAGAGAGACAAAGGCCGTAGCAAAAGAAGGCGAAGCAGTTTCACAGAAACTTGCTGCAATGCTTACAAGGCTTGAGATCTACCCAATGGAAGTAGGTCTTGACCTGAGAGCAGCTTTTGAAAGCGGAATGGTCTTCACACCAGATGTACTGGCAATCGACGAAGACAAATACTTCTCAGACATTGTGCTGGCAGCACAGCAGGCATTCAACACATCCGTGTTCGCAGCATACCCAACTGCAGACAATATCAAGACACTCATTGCAAAGGCAACAACAGAGTCACGCAACCTCGGTGTCAACGCAGTGGTACTGGAACCGGGCATTGTCGATCTGCTTCTTGGAAAAGCACAGTCAGAAATGCTCTCAGTTGCATCCATTGCATCTGCTAACAATGAAGAAGCAGTTGACGATGAACTGAAGGAAACACTGGGTGCAGCAGCAAGCGCAGCCTCAGCGGCTCCGGCAGAAACTGTTGAAGAAGCAAAAGAAGAGAAGGAAGAAGAACAGGAAGAGGAGTCCTCAGAAGAAGACGGCATGGCCGGACTTGGAGCACTCTTTGGATAA
- a CDS encoding 50S ribosomal protein L1 → MADENIVETIEKLLADSPERKFSEGIELAINLKNLDMSQPKNRVDEEILLPHGLGKDLKIAVFAKGEVGLQAKDAGAEMVFSEEDLAEMADDKSRARSVANEFDFFIAEVQYMAQIGKALGAILGPRGKMPTPLPPGKNVADLINSARSSIRVRSKDKLTFHVSVGRRNMEVQKLAENVETVLSRVEGALEKGKHNIRSIYVTSTMGKSVKVI, encoded by the coding sequence ATGGCAGACGAAAATATAGTAGAAACTATTGAGAAGTTATTAGCAGATTCCCCAGAGAGGAAATTCTCAGAGGGTATTGAACTCGCTATTAACTTAAAGAATCTGGACATGAGTCAGCCTAAAAACCGTGTTGATGAAGAAATATTACTTCCGCACGGACTGGGTAAAGACCTCAAGATCGCAGTATTTGCGAAAGGTGAGGTTGGCCTTCAGGCAAAAGATGCTGGCGCAGAGATGGTCTTCTCTGAAGAAGATCTTGCAGAGATGGCAGATGACAAATCACGCGCAAGATCAGTTGCCAATGAGTTTGACTTCTTCATTGCAGAAGTTCAGTACATGGCACAGATTGGTAAGGCACTTGGTGCTATCCTTGGTCCAAGAGGTAAGATGCCAACTCCATTGCCACCAGGAAAGAATGTAGCAGATCTTATTAACAGCGCAAGAAGCTCGATAAGAGTAAGATCAAAAGATAAGCTTACTTTCCACGTATCTGTTGGCCGTAGAAATATGGAAGTCCAGAAACTTGCAGAGAATGTAGAAACAGTCCTTAGCAGAGTGGAAGGTGCCCTTGAAAAGGGCAAACATAACATAAGATCAATTTATGTTACATCCACCATGGGAAAATCAGTGAAGGTGATATAA
- a CDS encoding 50S ribosomal protein L11, whose product MASVVEALVPGGKANPGPPLGPALGPLGINIKDVIDKINEKTKDYNGMQVPVKVIVADDKSFEIEVGTPPTSALILQEAGIQKGSGEPNTIVVGNITIAQAAKIARMKKEDILSYDLKAAVKEVLGSCVPMGVTAESMPPRECQKAIDEGQFDDVLAQEAW is encoded by the coding sequence ATGGCAAGTGTTGTTGAAGCATTGGTCCCGGGAGGAAAAGCAAATCCAGGTCCGCCACTCGGTCCTGCCCTTGGTCCTCTTGGAATTAACATAAAAGACGTGATCGACAAGATCAACGAGAAGACAAAAGATTACAATGGGATGCAAGTCCCCGTTAAAGTAATAGTAGCAGATGACAAGAGTTTCGAAATAGAAGTCGGAACCCCACCAACATCTGCACTTATATTACAGGAAGCTGGAATCCAGAAAGGGTCCGGTGAACCTAATACTATAGTCGTAGGAAACATTACTATTGCACAGGCAGCAAAGATTGCACGTATGAAGAAAGAAGATATCCTTTCATACGACCTGAAGGCTGCAGTGAAAGAAGTACTTGGTTCCTGTGTCCCAATGGGCGTTACTGCTGAAAGCATGCCTCCAAGAGAATGCCAGAAAGCTATCGATGAGGGACAGTTTGACGATGTACTGGCACAGGAAGCATGGTAA
- a CDS encoding transcription elongation factor Spt5 codes for MTAESVIFVVKTTANQERSVANMITQSARKEHLDIRAILAPDELKGYVLIEAVSPGDVEQAIQTVPHARALVKGQSSIEEISHFLTPKPTVTGISEGAIIEITSGPFKGEKARVKRVDEGHEEITVELFDAVVPIPITIRGDTVRILRKEEEGNS; via the coding sequence ATGACCGCAGAGTCAGTGATATTCGTAGTAAAAACAACTGCGAATCAAGAACGATCAGTAGCAAACATGATAACACAGTCTGCAAGGAAAGAGCATCTGGACATCAGAGCGATTCTTGCACCCGACGAGCTGAAAGGATATGTGCTTATTGAAGCTGTGTCCCCAGGAGATGTGGAGCAGGCAATACAAACAGTTCCTCATGCCCGTGCACTGGTTAAAGGTCAGTCTTCTATTGAGGAGATATCACATTTCCTTACACCAAAACCAACCGTCACCGGAATCTCAGAAGGTGCTATCATCGAGATCACATCCGGTCCTTTCAAAGGTGAAAAGGCCCGTGTCAAGAGAGTCGATGAAGGCCACGAAGAAATTACGGTGGAACTGTTTGACGCAGTTGTACCGATACCTATAACTATTCGTGGTGATACTGTAAGAATCCTCAGGAAAGAGGAAGAAGGAAATTCCTGA
- a CDS encoding protein translocase SEC61 complex subunit gamma codes for MNSASINQSLKTYLRVLKLTKKPSREEFLTIAKVAGLGILAIGFIGFLIYVLLVEMPKWV; via the coding sequence ATCAATAGCGCTAGCATAAACCAATCCCTGAAGACATATTTAAGGGTACTCAAACTCACAAAGAAACCCTCAAGAGAGGAATTCCTGACCATAGCCAAGGTTGCTGGTCTGGGAATCCTTGCGATCGGGTTTATAGGTTTCCTTATATACGTCCTATTGGTGGAAATGCCCAAATGGGTGTAA
- the ftsZ gene encoding cell division protein FtsZ produces the protein MRSIVEEALARSEQEANIRSSPAASPEHKDINAELEEMLLQLHTNIKVIGCGGGGSNSTQRMVEEGIKGAEFIAVNTDAQHLLNIRADQKILIGKKKTRGLGAGSLPQIGEDAALESVDEIAAIVNGSDMVFITCGLGGGTGTGSAPIVAEAARDAGALTIAVVTLPFSVEGQVRRTNAEAGLERLRDVADTVIVVPNDKLLEVVPRLPLQAAFKVSDEVLMRAVKGITELITKPGLVNLDFADVRTVMQNGGVAMIGLGEADGEVKAVESVQKALRSPLLDVDISGATSALVNVIGGPDMTIAEAESVVQEVYSRIDPEARLIWGAQVNDELEQTVRTMIVVTGVKSPQIYGHGGAKNVTRKYGIDFVK, from the coding sequence ATGAGATCCATAGTAGAAGAGGCACTTGCAAGGTCTGAACAGGAGGCAAACATCCGCAGTTCACCTGCAGCAAGCCCCGAGCACAAAGACATAAATGCAGAATTAGAGGAGATGCTACTCCAGCTACACACCAATATCAAAGTGATAGGTTGTGGCGGAGGAGGCTCCAACAGTACCCAGAGAATGGTCGAAGAGGGAATTAAAGGTGCAGAGTTCATTGCGGTGAACACTGATGCTCAACACCTTCTGAATATAAGGGCAGACCAGAAGATCCTTATTGGCAAAAAAAAGACCAGAGGACTTGGAGCCGGCAGTCTTCCACAGATTGGCGAGGATGCCGCCCTTGAAAGCGTCGATGAGATAGCAGCCATAGTAAATGGCAGTGACATGGTATTCATTACATGCGGACTCGGCGGAGGAACAGGAACAGGATCAGCACCAATTGTAGCAGAAGCTGCAAGAGACGCCGGTGCTCTTACCATTGCCGTTGTAACACTGCCTTTCAGTGTAGAAGGACAGGTCAGGAGAACAAACGCAGAAGCGGGTCTTGAGAGACTCAGAGATGTTGCAGACACTGTTATTGTAGTCCCAAATGACAAGCTCCTTGAAGTTGTTCCAAGGTTACCACTACAGGCAGCATTCAAAGTTTCCGATGAAGTCCTCATGAGAGCAGTAAAAGGTATCACTGAGCTTATCACAAAACCAGGTCTTGTTAACCTTGACTTTGCCGATGTCAGAACTGTCATGCAGAACGGTGGCGTGGCAATGATCGGACTTGGTGAGGCAGATGGTGAGGTAAAAGCAGTTGAATCCGTACAGAAAGCACTGCGGAGTCCACTTCTGGATGTTGATATATCCGGTGCAACATCGGCACTTGTCAATGTCATAGGGGGACCTGACATGACAATTGCGGAAGCAGAAAGCGTTGTACAGGAAGTCTACAGCAGGATCGATCCTGAAGCAAGACTTATCTGGGGTGCTCAGGTCAATGATGAACTTGAGCAGACTGTGCGCACAATGATCGTAGTCACCGGTGTGAAATCACCACAGATATACGGCCATGGCGGCGCAAAGAATGTAACCAGAAAATACGGAATCGATTTTGTTAAATAG
- a CDS encoding D-aminoacyl-tRNA deacylase, with protein MKKINILCSAADAASQNIKEHLLQNAYWEKIGQTPDNWKELISVYDNPEMRILEIEGHHIYEDGIDEKMKICGYDTDLIVVASKHKSSDGRSVLTAHFTGNPNTADFGGRPKELSVAAPHMLRLILRNMKKLSEDEHYEVNMESTHHGPTDLKTPMVYAEIGSSEDQWNDRNAGDIASKAILEAIRDFTSRENLSKYIPVAVGFGGGHYASRQTELILDAEVTFGHNFPDYQLSFVDKDMIVQAFEKSDADFAYFDRKSMSAKERERLSVLINELKLILLRESDIREIEKIPWYLFMNIKNRCNGLCPDGKFRVTEAFMSQIEKPKLNVSEIDEGIVQYSINEELFQETVKASRRLTEKVLARCAPIYMERNNGTLSNTILGIGNDTKSAMQNVTNECIKILKEHYEIKYIPDDNILCIISEKFDPKAAKELGIPPGPMLGELAKGNPVVLEGKTITPEMVHKKKIKRIQLSD; from the coding sequence ATGAAGAAGATAAACATATTATGTTCTGCTGCAGACGCAGCAAGCCAGAACATAAAAGAACACCTCCTTCAAAATGCGTACTGGGAAAAAATAGGGCAAACACCTGATAATTGGAAAGAACTCATTTCAGTTTACGATAATCCGGAAATGAGAATACTGGAGATCGAAGGACATCATATTTACGAGGATGGAATCGACGAAAAAATGAAGATATGCGGATATGATACTGACCTTATAGTCGTAGCTTCAAAACACAAGAGCAGTGATGGAAGATCTGTGCTCACTGCCCATTTTACAGGAAACCCGAATACCGCAGATTTTGGAGGAAGACCAAAGGAACTCTCAGTAGCTGCCCCGCATATGCTGCGACTAATACTTCGAAATATGAAAAAGCTCTCCGAAGATGAACATTATGAAGTGAATATGGAGTCCACCCACCATGGACCGACTGATCTTAAAACCCCAATGGTCTACGCAGAAATAGGAAGTTCAGAAGACCAGTGGAATGACAGGAACGCAGGCGATATTGCATCGAAGGCCATACTTGAAGCTATCAGGGATTTCACATCCCGGGAAAATCTTAGCAAATACATCCCGGTGGCTGTTGGGTTTGGAGGGGGGCATTATGCATCCAGGCAAACAGAACTGATACTGGACGCAGAAGTTACGTTTGGACATAATTTCCCTGATTATCAATTATCTTTTGTAGACAAAGACATGATAGTGCAAGCTTTTGAGAAATCTGATGCTGATTTTGCATATTTTGACAGGAAGTCCATGAGTGCAAAAGAAAGAGAGAGACTTTCCGTCCTCATCAATGAACTGAAGCTAATATTACTAAGGGAGAGTGACATCAGAGAGATTGAAAAAATTCCATGGTATTTGTTCATGAATATTAAGAACAGGTGCAATGGACTGTGCCCTGATGGAAAATTCAGAGTTACAGAGGCATTCATGTCACAAATCGAGAAACCCAAACTAAATGTGAGTGAAATTGATGAAGGAATCGTCCAGTATAGCATCAATGAAGAATTATTTCAGGAAACTGTTAAAGCTAGCAGAAGGCTTACCGAAAAAGTGCTTGCACGCTGTGCGCCCATCTACATGGAAAGAAATAACGGAACTCTTTCAAATACCATATTAGGAATAGGGAATGATACTAAAAGTGCTATGCAGAACGTTACAAATGAATGCATTAAAATACTAAAAGAGCATTATGAAATTAAATATATTCCTGATGATAATATACTTTGCATCATCAGTGAAAAATTTGATCCAAAAGCAGCAAAAGAATTAGGAATCCCTCCCGGGCCAATGCTTGGGGAACTTGCAAAAGGCAACCCAGTAGTATTAGAGGGAAAGACCATCACGCCCGAGATGGTACACAAAAAAAAGATAAAGCGTATCCAGTTATCCGATTAA
- a CDS encoding MBL fold metallo-hydrolase, producing the protein MADITIKGVLIRKLEYAGFMVKSDEMVIYIDPNGLADEQIPEEDMADLILITHENFGHCDPDSIRKIRKSICTTLIPERMSLQFTGDARRVMEGDSLTGDLSIRGVDIEVLPAYDSCDPRRISGDGIGYFFTLGNLRIYHTGHSCDIADVAVLSPDIVMLPVGDDLIMDVQKATDALTKLSPDFIVPMCYEDAMSIDTSEFVNTIKSKFPSTEVLLF; encoded by the coding sequence TTGGCTGATATAACAATTAAAGGTGTATTGATAAGAAAGCTGGAATATGCAGGTTTCATGGTAAAGTCCGATGAAATGGTAATTTATATTGACCCAAATGGACTTGCCGATGAGCAAATTCCAGAAGAGGACATGGCCGACCTTATTCTGATTACACACGAAAATTTTGGCCATTGTGATCCGGATTCAATCAGGAAGATTCGTAAATCTATTTGTACTACTCTTATTCCTGAAAGGATGAGCTTGCAGTTCACAGGAGATGCCAGGAGGGTAATGGAAGGTGATTCCCTTACAGGCGATCTCAGTATAAGGGGGGTGGATATTGAAGTTCTTCCTGCCTATGATTCATGCGACCCACGTCGTATTTCCGGGGATGGTATAGGTTACTTCTTCACTTTAGGTAACCTTCGTATCTATCATACGGGACATTCGTGTGATATTGCCGATGTGGCAGTTCTTTCTCCTGATATTGTAATGTTGCCTGTCGGTGATGACTTGATTATGGATGTCCAAAAAGCAACAGATGCACTAACTAAACTTTCACCTGATTTTATAGTACCTATGTGCTATGAAGACGCAATGAGCATTGACACCTCAGAATTTGTAAACACAATAAAATCAAAATTCCCGTCCACTGAGGTCTTACTCTTTTAG
- a CDS encoding ribonuclease P protein component 4, with protein sequence MARSRRKNKAVARNIAQERIEYLFNLAKSEFSENSEKSKRYVALARKIGMRHRISIPPELKRSFCKNCGSLLVPGNNSRVRLKDETIIMTCLTCGNIKRYPFDKEKNE encoded by the coding sequence ATGGCCAGGTCAAGAAGAAAGAACAAAGCAGTAGCTCGGAATATTGCACAGGAGCGGATAGAGTATCTTTTCAACCTTGCAAAAAGTGAGTTCTCAGAGAACTCTGAGAAAAGCAAAAGATATGTTGCACTTGCACGTAAAATTGGAATGAGGCACAGGATTAGTATTCCTCCCGAGCTTAAAAGAAGCTTTTGCAAAAATTGTGGTTCTTTGCTGGTACCGGGAAACAACTCAAGGGTACGCCTGAAGGACGAAACTATTATAATGACCTGCCTGACTTGTGGTAATATCAAAAGATATCCTTTTGATAAAGAAAAGAATGAATGA
- a CDS encoding transcriptional regulator, protein MEELIGFVTGNKNRQKLLALLGSKHQLDAGKLAKNMHIARPSVERIVEELIEKELIVQESDMYMLTELGESLERKVQSI, encoded by the coding sequence ATGGAAGAATTGATTGGATTTGTAACTGGTAATAAAAATCGTCAGAAATTGCTTGCTCTTTTAGGTTCCAAACATCAGCTTGATGCTGGAAAACTTGCTAAGAACATGCATATTGCCCGTCCTTCAGTAGAAAGGATAGTTGAAGAGTTAATCGAAAAAGAGCTGATAGTTCAGGAATCGGATATGTACATGCTCACAGAATTAGGTGAATCCCTGGAGCGCAAGGTGCAAAGCATTTAA
- a CDS encoding ATPase domain-containing protein, translating to MDKLKHTSCGIKGLDTILGGIMSPSTILIAGSSGVGKTIMSLQMLSNASKNGEKTLYIPITTESSEKLKLYNSTLDFYEDSFEVHPINRQLAEKDPLTTLIEIGNILESIKPDRLVIDPVTPLGYGFIEQEKRRFFYTLDSMLQERSMITFLVGELLKSEIHNSVISYLSDGILYLTREDRNARADHRMEFIKMRGIDPGMRSEITSHKYLYDINSSGFTVYPHLRPEKKINLEDSRVETGIPGLDSMFEGGLFRYNSLLVAGIPGTGKKLFGLQFILQGLINNEAAMVVTFEDTPHQMILDTRRMGWDLEEYINKGLLHFICTNPNQVYPAEHADRIKEITEENNIKRVFFDGTNHMEISIPDILELRGYLYSITSYLKSKNITSLFTTDIAPSQCPGNEKIDISSIMDSVLILHNSKARDRRYMCVTKSRGTKHKRSIKEYAITEIGIKLRTDTLI from the coding sequence ATGGACAAATTGAAACATACTTCATGTGGTATCAAAGGACTTGATACAATTCTCGGGGGCATTATGTCACCCTCAACCATTCTGATAGCAGGGTCATCCGGGGTAGGAAAGACTATCATGTCACTCCAGATGCTATCAAATGCCTCGAAAAACGGAGAGAAGACCCTTTATATCCCAATCACAACAGAGAGTTCCGAAAAGCTGAAACTTTACAATTCAACACTTGATTTTTACGAAGATTCATTTGAAGTCCACCCAATAAACAGACAGCTGGCAGAGAAAGATCCACTCACTACATTAATCGAGATCGGAAATATACTGGAATCAATAAAACCGGACAGATTGGTAATTGATCCTGTAACTCCACTGGGATATGGTTTCATTGAGCAGGAAAAAAGGAGATTCTTCTATACCCTTGATTCCATGCTTCAGGAAAGGAGTATGATAACATTTCTGGTAGGAGAACTGCTCAAATCCGAGATACATAACTCAGTGATCAGCTACCTGTCTGACGGAATATTATATCTGACCAGAGAGGACAGAAATGCAAGAGCGGATCATCGCATGGAATTTATAAAAATGAGAGGAATTGATCCGGGCATGCGTTCAGAGATCACTTCTCACAAATACCTGTATGACATAAATTCATCAGGTTTTACTGTTTATCCACACCTCAGACCTGAAAAGAAGATTAATCTTGAAGACAGCCGGGTTGAAACAGGAATTCCGGGGCTTGACAGCATGTTTGAAGGAGGATTGTTCCGGTACAACAGCCTTCTGGTTGCCGGCATCCCGGGAACCGGGAAGAAACTGTTCGGATTACAGTTCATACTTCAGGGACTGATAAATAACGAAGCTGCAATGGTCGTTACCTTTGAAGATACACCCCATCAAATGATACTTGATACCAGAAGAATGGGATGGGATCTGGAAGAATACATCAACAAAGGACTTTTACATTTTATCTGTACCAACCCCAATCAGGTATATCCGGCAGAACACGCCGACAGAATCAAAGAGATTACAGAAGAAAACAATATAAAAAGAGTCTTTTTTGATGGAACCAACCATATGGAAATATCCATTCCGGACATACTTGAACTCAGAGGGTACCTGTATTCCATAACAAGTTACCTGAAAAGCAAGAATATCACTTCACTTTTCACGACAGATATTGCACCTTCGCAATGCCCGGGAAACGAAAAAATAGACATATCATCAATTATGGATTCAGTGCTCATATTACACAATTCCAAAGCAAGAGACCGCAGATACATGTGTGTTACAAAATCCAGGGGCACCAAACATAAACGTTCGATCAAGGAATATGCAATCACCGAAATAGGGATTAAGCTCAGAACAGACACACTGATATGA
- a CDS encoding ATPase domain-containing protein: MFDGAVSEEISMDDETNRVKTGIPGFDELCGGGLIRDRTYLISGTSGAGKTNFSIQFIYNGITKYGENGIIVATEERPEQIRENVLKFGWDLQALEDENKLVIIDACSTKIGIPSQEKYVDVRPFDIRSMMDQIIATQEEINAKRALVDSTTSVSFYLQDPAKIRIELLKLSTTLEVIGLTSMMTCELIDESKPSRFGVENFVTDGTIVLYYKRHENVRMRSMEIYKMRGSDHSKKIHPYDITPGGFVIHPHEEVYSMF; the protein is encoded by the coding sequence ATGTTCGATGGTGCAGTTTCTGAAGAAATATCAATGGATGACGAAACAAATCGTGTCAAAACCGGCATTCCCGGTTTTGATGAATTATGCGGCGGCGGCCTTATACGTGACAGGACATACCTCATATCCGGTACATCCGGTGCGGGGAAAACAAATTTCTCCATACAATTTATCTATAACGGAATTACGAAATACGGAGAAAACGGAATAATTGTGGCAACAGAGGAAAGACCCGAACAGATAAGGGAAAATGTCCTGAAGTTCGGATGGGACCTTCAGGCGCTTGAGGATGAGAATAAGCTTGTAATCATAGATGCATGTTCCACAAAGATTGGCATTCCTTCCCAGGAAAAATATGTAGATGTCAGACCTTTTGATATCAGATCCATGATGGACCAGATTATCGCAACGCAGGAAGAGATCAACGCAAAGCGTGCACTTGTCGATTCCACGACATCGGTCAGTTTTTATCTGCAGGACCCTGCAAAAATCAGGATTGAACTCCTGAAACTCAGTACCACACTAGAAGTAATCGGCCTGACTTCCATGATGACATGTGAACTCATTGATGAATCCAAACCATCCCGCTTCGGAGTGGAAAATTTCGTCACTGACGGTACCATAGTACTATATTACAAGAGGCATGAGAACGTGAGGATGCGAAGTATGGAGATATACAAGATGAGAGGGTCCGACCACAGCAAGAAAATTCACCCATATGACATAACTCCCGGAGGATTTGTGATCCATCCTCACGAAGAAGTATATTCAATGTTCTAA